One stretch of Catellicoccus marimammalium M35/04/3 DNA includes these proteins:
- the clpP gene encoding ATP-dependent Clp endopeptidase proteolytic subunit ClpP, with amino-acid sequence MNLIPTVIEQTSRGERSYDIYSRLLKDRIVMLSGEVNDDMANSIIAQLLFLDAQDPEKDIYLYINSPGGSVSAGLAIFDTMNFVKADVQTIVLGMAASMGSFLLTAGAKGKRFALPNAEVMIHQPLGGAQGQATEIDIAARHILQTRERLNKILAERTGQPLEKINRDTERDNYMTAQEAKEYGLVDEVLTSSNEIK; translated from the coding sequence ATGAATTTAATTCCAACTGTAATTGAACAAACTTCACGTGGAGAACGTTCTTATGACATTTACTCTCGCTTATTAAAAGATCGCATCGTAATGTTAAGCGGTGAAGTCAACGATGATATGGCAAATTCTATCATTGCCCAACTACTATTTTTAGATGCACAAGATCCTGAAAAAGATATTTATTTATATATTAATTCTCCAGGAGGAAGCGTATCTGCTGGCTTAGCTATTTTTGATACGATGAACTTTGTAAAAGCAGATGTCCAAACGATTGTTTTAGGAATGGCTGCTTCTATGGGAAGTTTCTTATTAACAGCAGGAGCGAAAGGAAAACGTTTTGCTTTACCAAATGCAGAAGTAATGATTCACCAACCTCTTGGCGGTGCGCAAGGGCAAGCGACAGAAATCGATATTGCAGCTCGTCATATTTTACAAACTCGTGAACGCCTAAATAAAATTTTAGCGGAACGTACAGGCCAACCATTAGAAAAGATCAATCGTGATACAGAACGTGATAATTACATGACTGCACAAGAAGCAAAAGAATATGGCCTTGTCGATGAAGTATTAACTTCAAGTAATGAAATTAAATAA
- the rpoN gene encoding RNA polymerase factor sigma-54 — translation MKQSLQHKQAQVQKQKLLLTQQLQQSIQLLNDSTEELVHFIEQKSLENPFLEYNRDYKEQFLVNNLKSYTEKEDFDWLAQISDQRTSLYDSLREQIHLNYRKSAIRNAMIHLLDFIDENGYLTIDLKQEYPRHEEYLLYLDALTLLQQLEPAGIGARDLQECLLLQIERDPYSPPLAYIILEENFLDFVHRNWNDLAKKYDCKLSDIQQIFDYVLTLTPNPGAIFQEVKEILLIPELSLSKDHEGLHLTLNFGNMPQINFTNDYYQAMFNQSTKEEKSFMIEKKNEVEWLQRSLAQRNETILSVGQQIVEAQIDFFLQPDHPLHALSLKEVAEKLGIHESTVSRAVNGKYIETWFGIFELRSFFVQKFSADNEAELTAQKIQQELRVLINDEDKRKPLSDQKLSDLLKEKGYEVSRRTIAKYRKELGIPATTKRKRFDDL, via the coding sequence ATGAAACAAAGTTTACAACACAAACAAGCGCAAGTTCAAAAACAGAAGTTATTATTAACACAGCAATTGCAACAATCCATTCAATTGCTCAATGATAGCACTGAAGAATTAGTTCATTTTATTGAACAGAAATCATTAGAAAATCCATTTTTAGAATACAATCGTGACTATAAAGAGCAGTTTTTAGTCAACAATTTAAAATCTTATACTGAAAAAGAAGATTTTGATTGGTTAGCACAAATTTCAGATCAAAGAACTTCTCTCTATGATTCATTGCGAGAACAAATCCACTTGAATTATCGAAAAAGTGCTATTCGAAATGCAATGATTCATCTTTTAGATTTTATTGATGAAAATGGCTATTTAACCATCGATTTAAAACAAGAATATCCAAGACATGAAGAATATTTGCTTTATCTAGATGCATTAACTTTATTACAGCAACTAGAACCTGCAGGAATTGGAGCGAGAGATTTACAAGAATGTTTGTTATTACAAATTGAACGTGATCCATATTCTCCACCGTTAGCTTATATTATTTTAGAAGAAAATTTCCTAGACTTTGTGCATCGTAATTGGAACGATTTGGCAAAGAAATATGATTGTAAATTATCAGATATTCAACAAATTTTTGATTATGTTTTAACATTAACTCCCAATCCTGGGGCTATTTTTCAAGAAGTAAAAGAAATTTTATTAATCCCAGAACTTTCATTATCAAAAGATCATGAGGGACTACATTTGACATTAAACTTTGGTAATATGCCGCAAATTAATTTTACAAATGATTATTATCAAGCGATGTTCAATCAAAGTACCAAGGAAGAAAAATCATTTATGATTGAAAAGAAAAATGAGGTAGAGTGGCTACAACGAAGCTTAGCTCAAAGAAATGAGACGATTTTATCTGTTGGGCAGCAAATTGTAGAAGCACAAATTGATTTCTTTTTACAACCTGATCATCCTTTACATGCATTATCCTTAAAAGAGGTTGCAGAGAAATTGGGGATTCATGAATCAACAGTTAGTCGAGCTGTGAATGGGAAATATATCGAAACTTGGTTTGGGATTTTTGAATTACGTTCTTTCTTTGTTCAAAAATTTTCAGCGGACAATGAAGCAGAACTTACAGCACAAAAAATTCAGCAAGAATTGCGTGTGCTTATCAATGACGAAGATAAGAGAAAACCATTATCTGATCAAAAGTTAAGTGATTTATTAAAAGAAAAAGGATACGAAGTTTCACGTCGAACGATAGCAAAATATCGTAAAGAATTAGGAATTCCTGCTACAACGAAAAGAAAGCGTTTTGATGATTTATAA
- a CDS encoding sugar-binding transcriptional regulator gives MKDSLLLSLNTLVPDLLEVAQKRYHLLSEIQKCAPIGRRVLADRLSWSERTLRTEIEFLKKEQLIQVSREGMSLTSEGVHLLGELQNLLKEEVSMSEQEQLLAQQLGIQRVVIVPGNGSEDVKVYEQFGPVLTEQLHRTLRKKENIIAVLGGSTLRSTAEFMQAIPSHYPLCFVSGRGALGNETEWQANVICERMAQKVGGSYLPLYVPESIRKETCQSLQKEPSIQRILKLLQQADCVIHGIGDAISMASLREMDENEINFLKKEKAVAESFGCFYNARGEVIYQLPRLGLLREDLNHIPFIYAVAGGVKKAEAICGYMKQAPKQTCLITDQSAADRIQQLN, from the coding sequence GTGAAAGATTCATTGTTGCTATCTTTAAATACTTTGGTTCCGGATTTATTAGAAGTAGCTCAAAAGCGTTACCATCTACTATCTGAAATTCAAAAGTGTGCTCCTATTGGACGCCGTGTCTTAGCAGATCGGTTATCTTGGAGTGAACGGACATTACGGACAGAGATTGAATTTTTGAAAAAAGAACAATTAATTCAAGTTTCTCGTGAAGGAATGAGTTTAACATCAGAAGGAGTTCATTTATTAGGTGAGCTGCAAAATCTTCTTAAAGAAGAAGTATCTATGTCAGAACAAGAACAGCTCCTTGCCCAACAATTGGGGATTCAAAGAGTAGTCATTGTTCCAGGGAATGGTTCAGAAGATGTAAAAGTTTATGAACAATTTGGGCCAGTTTTGACAGAACAACTTCATCGGACATTACGAAAGAAAGAGAATATTATTGCAGTGCTTGGTGGTTCTACTTTGCGTTCTACTGCAGAGTTTATGCAAGCAATACCTTCTCATTATCCTTTATGTTTTGTGTCAGGAAGAGGCGCTTTAGGTAATGAGACAGAATGGCAAGCTAATGTGATTTGTGAACGAATGGCTCAAAAAGTCGGTGGAAGTTATTTACCACTCTATGTTCCAGAGTCTATTCGAAAAGAAACTTGTCAGTCTTTGCAAAAAGAACCATCGATTCAACGCATATTGAAACTTTTACAACAAGCGGATTGTGTAATCCATGGGATTGGGGATGCAATTTCGATGGCATCGTTGCGAGAGATGGATGAAAATGAAATAAATTTTTTGAAAAAAGAAAAAGCAGTTGCAGAAAGTTTCGGATGCTTTTATAATGCAAGAGGAGAGGTAATTTACCAACTTCCTCGTTTAGGGTTGTTAAGAGAAGATCTTAATCATATCCCATTCATTTATGCCGTAGCTGGCGGCGTTAAAAAAGCAGAGGCAATTTGTGGATATATGAAGCAAGCACCAAAACAAACTTGTTTGATTACTGATCAAAGTGCAGCAGATCGTATCCAACAATTAAATTAA
- the gap gene encoding type I glyceraldehyde-3-phosphate dehydrogenase has translation MTVKVGINGFGRIGRLAFRRIQEVEGIEVVAINDLTDAAMLAHLLKYDTTQGRFNGEVELGDGEFIVNGKAVKILANPNPAELPWGELGVDIVLECTGFFTSKEKAEAHIKGGAKKVVISAPAGNDVPTIVYNVNHETLTGEETVISGASCTTNCLAPMAKALNDKFGIVEGLMTTIHGYTGDQMTLDGPHRGGDMRRARAAAANIVPASTGAAKAIGLVIPELAGKLDGAAQRVPVPTGSLTELVSVLDKNVTAEEVNEAMKAVANESYGYNEDMIVSSDIVGMNYGSLFDATQTKVMDVDGKQLVKTVSWYDNEMSYTSQLVRTLEYFAKLAK, from the coding sequence ATGACAGTAAAAGTAGGTATTAACGGATTTGGTCGTATCGGACGTTTAGCTTTCCGTCGTATCCAAGAAGTAGAAGGAATTGAAGTTGTTGCAATCAACGACTTAACAGATGCAGCTATGTTAGCTCATTTATTAAAATATGATACAACTCAAGGTCGTTTCAACGGAGAAGTTGAATTAGGTGACGGTGAGTTTATCGTTAACGGTAAAGCTGTTAAAATTTTAGCAAATCCTAACCCAGCTGAATTACCATGGGGAGAATTAGGAGTAGACATCGTTTTAGAATGTACTGGATTCTTCACATCTAAAGAAAAAGCTGAAGCTCACATCAAAGGTGGAGCTAAAAAAGTTGTTATCTCAGCTCCAGCTGGTAACGACGTACCAACAATCGTTTACAATGTAAACCATGAAACATTAACAGGAGAAGAAACAGTTATTTCTGGTGCTTCATGTACTACAAACTGCTTAGCTCCAATGGCTAAAGCATTAAACGATAAATTCGGAATTGTTGAAGGATTAATGACAACAATCCACGGTTACACTGGTGACCAAATGACATTAGACGGTCCACACCGCGGTGGAGATATGCGTCGTGCACGTGCTGCTGCTGCTAACATCGTTCCAGCTTCAACAGGTGCTGCTAAAGCTATCGGTTTAGTAATCCCTGAATTAGCAGGTAAATTAGACGGAGCTGCTCAACGTGTACCAGTACCAACAGGTTCATTAACTGAATTAGTATCTGTTTTAGATAAAAACGTTACTGCTGAAGAAGTTAACGAAGCTATGAAAGCTGTAGCTAACGAATCATATGGTTACAACGAAGACATGATCGTTTCTTCAGATATCGTTGGTATGAACTACGGTTCATTATTCGACGCTACACAAACTAAAGTTATGGACGTTGATGGTAAACAATTAGTTAAAACTGTTTCTTGGTACGATAACGAAATGTCATACACATCTCAATTAGTTCGTACTTTAGAATACTTCGCAAAATTAGCTAAATAA
- a CDS encoding phosphoglycerate kinase has protein sequence MAKQTVKDLDVNGKKVLVRVDFNVPLKDGVITNDNRIVAAAPTIQHIIDNGGKAILLSHLGRVKTEEDKEGKSLAPVAKRLSEVLGKEVTFVPATRGEELEAAIENMKDGDVLLMENTRFEDVDGKKESGCDAELGKYWASLGDVFVNDAFGTAHRAHASNVGIASNLPSAAGFLMQKEIDFIGGAVDNPERPMVAILGGAKVSDKINVIENLLTKADKVLIGGGMTYTFCAAKGYEIGTSLVEEDKIELARELMEKAGDKLVLAVDAITTPEFSNDTPTERHRLEEGIPSDQMGLDIGPETIALYSQILADAKTVIWNGPMGVFEMSNFERGTVGVCAAIANLKDATTIIGGGDSAAAAISLGFADKFSHISTGGGASLEYLEGKVLPGVDSISDK, from the coding sequence ATGGCAAAACAAACAGTCAAAGATTTAGACGTAAATGGGAAAAAAGTCTTAGTTCGCGTAGACTTTAATGTTCCATTAAAAGATGGAGTAATTACAAATGATAACCGTATCGTTGCTGCTGCTCCAACAATCCAACATATCATCGACAACGGTGGTAAAGCAATCTTATTATCACACTTAGGACGTGTAAAAACAGAAGAAGATAAAGAAGGAAAATCTTTAGCTCCTGTTGCTAAACGTTTAAGTGAAGTATTAGGTAAAGAAGTAACATTCGTACCTGCTACTCGTGGAGAAGAATTAGAAGCTGCTATCGAAAACATGAAAGATGGCGATGTATTATTAATGGAAAATACACGTTTTGAAGATGTAGATGGTAAAAAAGAAAGCGGATGCGACGCTGAATTAGGTAAATACTGGGCATCTTTAGGTGATGTATTCGTTAACGACGCATTTGGTACTGCTCACCGTGCACATGCTTCTAACGTTGGAATTGCATCTAACTTACCATCAGCTGCTGGTTTCTTAATGCAAAAAGAAATCGACTTCATCGGTGGTGCTGTTGACAATCCAGAACGTCCAATGGTTGCTATCTTAGGTGGAGCAAAAGTTTCAGATAAAATTAACGTTATTGAAAACTTATTAACAAAAGCAGACAAAGTATTAATCGGTGGAGGGATGACTTATACATTCTGCGCTGCTAAAGGTTATGAAATCGGAACTTCTTTAGTAGAAGAAGATAAGATTGAATTAGCTCGTGAATTAATGGAAAAAGCAGGCGATAAATTAGTATTAGCTGTAGATGCAATTACTACTCCTGAATTTTCTAACGATACACCAACAGAACGTCATCGTTTAGAAGAAGGAATTCCATCAGATCAAATGGGATTAGATATCGGACCTGAAACTATCGCTTTATATTCACAAATTTTAGCAGATGCGAAAACTGTTATTTGGAATGGACCTATGGGTGTATTCGAAATGAGCAACTTCGAACGTGGTACAGTTGGCGTTTGCGCAGCTATCGCTAACTTAAAAGATGCTACAACAATTATCGGTGGGGGAGACTCAGCAGCAGCAGCAATTTCTTTAGGCTTTGCTGATAAATTCTCACACATTTCAACTGGTGGCGGAGCTTCTTTAGAATACTTAGAAGGTAAAGTTTTACCAGGTGTAGATTCAATTTCTGATAAATAA
- the tpiA gene encoding triose-phosphate isomerase produces the protein MRKPIIAGNWKMNLTAKEAIAFVEEVKNKIPSNDAVDSVIGAPALFLYPMVEAAKGSQLQLAAENCYFENNGAFTGENSPLAIADMGIQYVIIGHSERRDYFHETDEDINKKAKAILANGMTPIICCGESLEQRESGETNDWISGQIKAALEGLTAEQVANLVIAYEPIWAIGTGKSSDAQTANETCGVVRATVEELYGKEVAESVRIQYGGSVKPENIKEYMAEENIDGALVGGASLQPASYLALLDAVK, from the coding sequence ATGCGTAAACCAATTATCGCTGGAAACTGGAAAATGAACTTAACAGCGAAAGAAGCAATTGCTTTCGTTGAAGAAGTAAAAAATAAAATTCCATCAAATGATGCTGTAGATTCTGTAATCGGTGCTCCTGCTTTATTCTTATACCCAATGGTTGAAGCAGCAAAAGGATCACAATTACAATTAGCAGCAGAAAACTGCTACTTTGAAAATAATGGAGCATTCACAGGAGAAAACTCTCCATTAGCAATTGCTGATATGGGTATCCAATACGTAATCATTGGACATTCAGAACGTCGTGATTACTTCCATGAAACAGATGAAGACATCAACAAAAAAGCAAAAGCTATTTTAGCAAATGGTATGACACCAATTATTTGCTGTGGTGAAAGCTTAGAACAACGCGAAAGCGGAGAAACAAATGACTGGATCTCTGGTCAAATTAAAGCAGCTTTAGAAGGGTTAACAGCAGAACAAGTGGCAAACTTAGTAATTGCTTATGAACCAATCTGGGCTATCGGAACTGGTAAATCTTCAGATGCACAAACTGCAAACGAAACTTGTGGTGTTGTTCGTGCAACTGTAGAAGAATTATACGGTAAAGAAGTAGCTGAAAGCGTACGTATTCAATACGGTGGATCTGTAAAACCAGAAAACATCAAAGAATACATGGCTGAAGAAAACATCGACGGTGCTTTAGTTGGTGGAGCAAGCTTACAACCAGCTTCATACTTAGCATTATTAGATGCAGTAAAATAA
- the eno gene encoding phosphopyruvate hydratase — protein MSIITDVYAREVLDSRGNPTIEVEVYTESGAFGRGIVPSGASTGEYEAVELRDGDKGRYLGKGVQKAVDNVNNIIADAIIGMDVREQMLIDKTMIELDGTPNKAKLGANAILGVSIAVARAAADYLEVPLYHYLGGFNTKVLPTPMMNIVNGGSHSDAPIAFQEFMILPVGADSFKEALRWGAEVFHALKSILSKRGLETSVGDEGGFAPRFDGTEDAVETILEAIKAAGLEPGKDVFIGFDCASSEFFEDGVYDYTKFEGEKGTKRTPAEQVDYLEELVNKYPIITIEDGMDENDWDGWKLLTERLGNKVQLVGDDLFVTNTEKLSQGIEKGIGNSILIKVNQIGTLTETFNAIEMAKEAGYTAVVSHRSGETEDSTIADIAVATNAGQIKTGSLSRTDRIAKYNQLLRIEDQLGEVAEYRGLDSFYNL, from the coding sequence ATGTCAATTATTACAGACGTTTATGCACGCGAAGTATTAGACTCACGTGGTAACCCAACAATCGAAGTAGAAGTTTACACTGAAAGCGGTGCTTTTGGTCGTGGAATCGTTCCTTCAGGAGCTTCAACAGGTGAATACGAAGCTGTTGAATTACGTGATGGCGACAAAGGTCGTTACTTAGGTAAAGGGGTTCAAAAAGCTGTTGATAACGTAAACAACATTATTGCTGATGCAATCATCGGTATGGATGTTCGTGAACAAATGTTAATCGACAAAACTATGATCGAATTAGATGGAACTCCTAACAAAGCTAAATTAGGTGCAAACGCAATCTTAGGTGTATCTATTGCTGTTGCTCGTGCTGCTGCAGATTACTTAGAAGTACCTTTATATCACTACTTAGGTGGTTTCAATACTAAAGTATTACCTACACCAATGATGAACATCGTTAACGGTGGTTCTCACTCAGACGCACCAATCGCTTTCCAAGAATTCATGATCTTACCAGTAGGTGCTGATTCATTTAAAGAAGCTTTACGCTGGGGTGCTGAAGTATTCCACGCATTAAAATCTATCTTATCAAAACGTGGATTAGAAACATCTGTTGGTGACGAAGGTGGATTTGCTCCTCGTTTCGACGGTACAGAAGATGCTGTAGAAACTATCTTAGAAGCAATCAAAGCTGCTGGATTAGAACCAGGTAAAGATGTATTCATCGGATTTGACTGTGCATCTTCAGAATTCTTCGAAGACGGTGTATATGACTACACTAAATTTGAAGGTGAAAAAGGTACAAAACGTACTCCTGCTGAACAAGTAGATTACTTAGAAGAATTAGTTAACAAATACCCAATCATTACTATCGAAGATGGTATGGATGAAAACGACTGGGATGGTTGGAAATTATTAACTGAACGTTTAGGTAACAAAGTTCAATTAGTAGGTGACGACTTATTCGTAACAAACACTGAAAAATTATCTCAAGGTATCGAAAAAGGAATTGGTAACTCAATCTTAATCAAAGTTAACCAAATCGGTACTTTAACAGAAACATTTAACGCAATCGAAATGGCTAAAGAAGCTGGCTACACAGCTGTTGTATCACACCGTTCAGGTGAAACAGAAGATTCAACAATCGCTGACATCGCTGTTGCTACAAATGCTGGTCAAATTAAGACTGGTTCATTAAGCCGTACAGACCGTATTGCTAAATACAACCAATTATTACGTATTGAAGATCAATTAGGTGAAGTTGCAGAATACCGTGGATTAGATTCATTCTACAACTTATAA
- the fni gene encoding type 2 isopentenyl-diphosphate Delta-isomerase translates to MTQQQRKDEHIYWAEKFYHEKENSLEGIRFIHQGLPKIDVEGVDIQTHLFDKVQAAPFYINAMTGGTTKAKDINQQLAWVAKRANIALALGSASIVTREEETLSSFLIAKEELQEGTFIGNIGLEYEPSMIEDVANRLEVDAMQVHINVAQELFMPEGNRTFSSWKKHLSMLSTLPFPVIIKEVGFGMSGETFTELIENNIQYVDLSGRGGTNFAQIEIARSNHRTENLATWGQTTAESLLEAQPFLNDLQIFASGGIQSPLDVVKCMALGAQSVGVAGYFLHFLLEHGKEKTLDEVLRWQEEIRLLYTLLNCKNHKELQYTNLFLSDHLQHWYNTRQIGQENFACRNKK, encoded by the coding sequence ATGACACAACAACAACGAAAAGATGAACATATTTATTGGGCAGAAAAATTTTATCATGAAAAAGAAAATTCTTTAGAAGGAATTCGTTTCATTCATCAAGGTCTACCAAAAATCGATGTAGAAGGTGTCGATATTCAAACGCATCTTTTTGATAAAGTACAAGCAGCTCCTTTTTATATCAATGCAATGACAGGTGGAACAACAAAAGCAAAAGATATCAATCAACAACTAGCTTGGGTAGCCAAAAGAGCTAATATTGCTTTAGCATTAGGTTCTGCCAGTATTGTTACAAGAGAAGAAGAAACTCTTTCTTCTTTTTTAATTGCTAAAGAAGAGCTTCAAGAAGGAACTTTTATTGGTAATATTGGCTTAGAGTACGAACCTTCTATGATTGAAGACGTAGCGAATCGATTAGAAGTAGATGCCATGCAAGTACATATTAATGTAGCTCAAGAGCTTTTTATGCCTGAAGGAAATCGTACTTTTTCTTCTTGGAAAAAACATTTATCAATGCTTTCCACTCTTCCTTTTCCTGTGATTATTAAGGAAGTTGGTTTTGGTATGAGTGGAGAAACTTTCACAGAATTAATTGAAAATAATATTCAATATGTAGATCTTTCTGGTCGTGGAGGTACAAACTTCGCTCAAATTGAGATTGCTCGTTCGAATCATCGAACAGAAAACCTAGCCACTTGGGGACAAACAACAGCCGAATCTCTTTTAGAAGCTCAACCATTTCTCAATGATCTTCAAATTTTTGCTTCTGGTGGAATTCAATCTCCATTAGATGTTGTAAAATGTATGGCACTGGGTGCACAATCCGTAGGAGTAGCTGGATATTTCTTACATTTCTTATTAGAACATGGAAAAGAAAAAACGTTAGATGAAGTTCTTCGTTGGCAAGAAGAAATTCGTTTATTGTATACACTATTGAATTGTAAAAATCATAAAGAACTGCAATATACAAATCTCTTTTTAAGTGATCATTTACAACATTGGTATAACACTCGTCAGATTGGTCAAGAAAATTTCGCATGTCGAAATAAAAAATGA
- a CDS encoding phosphomevalonate kinase, which yields MITASAPGKLYITGEYAVLETGHPAIIVALDQYITVSLTKQDHRGSITSSYSNFLPIPWTRKDGKVFVDERENPFNYVITAIQMTEKYVESLGKELSFYHLDIQSDLMKKDGRKYGLGSSGAVTVATVKALLKFYGVPLQPLSIYKLCVLTHLEIGSNGSFGDIAASTFGGWIAYSKFDQQWLEKQAKTHSIQELVAMDWKDLRIESLPAPKELELFIGWTGDPASTTSLVDQMNQDNEKHRAFHRYFLQNAKTIVEKTIHDFKTQQTKEILEDIAQYRQLLKELAQQANICIETPTLTEFCTIVETFGASGKSSGAGGGDCGIAFLPKSVEKEALIKILQENEIEYLDFHVHGEEK from the coding sequence ATGATTACAGCAAGTGCACCTGGAAAATTATATATCACTGGAGAATATGCAGTTTTAGAAACCGGTCATCCGGCAATTATTGTTGCGCTTGATCAATATATTACTGTTTCCTTAACCAAACAAGACCATCGAGGAAGTATTACTTCTAGTTATAGCAATTTTTTACCAATTCCTTGGACAAGAAAGGATGGGAAAGTTTTTGTTGATGAAAGAGAAAATCCTTTCAATTATGTTATTACCGCGATTCAAATGACAGAAAAATATGTAGAAAGTTTAGGAAAAGAACTTTCTTTTTATCATTTAGATATTCAAAGTGATTTGATGAAAAAAGATGGTCGTAAATATGGATTAGGTTCTAGTGGCGCCGTTACGGTCGCAACTGTAAAAGCCTTATTAAAATTTTATGGAGTGCCCTTACAACCGCTATCCATTTATAAATTATGTGTTTTAACCCATCTAGAAATTGGAAGTAACGGCTCTTTTGGTGATATTGCAGCTAGTACTTTTGGGGGTTGGATTGCTTATTCTAAATTTGATCAACAATGGTTAGAAAAACAAGCAAAAACACATTCGATTCAAGAGTTAGTAGCGATGGATTGGAAAGACTTACGTATTGAGTCTTTACCTGCACCAAAAGAATTAGAATTGTTCATCGGTTGGACAGGAGATCCAGCCTCTACTACTTCTTTAGTCGATCAGATGAATCAAGATAATGAGAAGCATCGTGCTTTCCATCGTTACTTTTTACAAAATGCCAAGACGATTGTTGAAAAGACAATTCATGATTTTAAAACACAGCAAACAAAAGAAATTTTAGAAGATATTGCACAATATCGTCAATTATTGAAAGAATTAGCACAACAAGCAAATATTTGTATTGAAACGCCTACCCTTACAGAATTTTGTACGATTGTGGAAACTTTTGGCGCTAGTGGAAAATCTTCTGGTGCTGGTGGCGGCGATTGTGGAATTGCTTTTTTACCTAAATCCGTAGAAAAAGAAGCATTAATCAAAATTTTACAAGAAAATGAAATTGAATATTTAGATTTTCATGTGCATGGAGAAGAAAAATGA
- the mvaD gene encoding diphosphomevalonate decarboxylase, which produces MLKVTARAHTNIALIKYWGKRDKKLFLPYNSSLSLTLDAFYTDTTVSFIDQKEDVFLLNGELQSKEETQKISTFIQRFRDLSSLEKKVKVESWNHVPTAAGLASSASAYAALAMALNELFQLSLSKEELSIYARQGSGSSTRSLFGGFVEWQKGTKQDGTDSYAVPILAPEECPVGMIFCLINQEKKKISSREGMNRTVETSPFYSGWVESAATDLVQMKKAIAKKDIPMIGELTEKSALKMHATTLGANPPFTYLEPFSWEVIRKVQEWRQEGHTCYATMDAGPNVKILCPKEEISLLQQKIKETFPNLETICSLPGSGAQILSIEKNEKKKGY; this is translated from the coding sequence TTGTTGAAAGTAACAGCTCGCGCGCATACGAATATTGCCTTAATTAAATATTGGGGAAAACGTGATAAAAAATTATTTTTACCTTATAATAGTAGCTTATCTTTAACCTTAGATGCTTTTTATACCGATACAACGGTCTCTTTTATTGATCAAAAGGAAGATGTATTTCTTTTAAATGGTGAACTTCAATCTAAAGAAGAAACACAAAAAATTTCTACTTTTATTCAACGCTTTCGCGATCTTTCTTCTTTAGAAAAGAAAGTAAAAGTAGAAAGTTGGAATCATGTTCCTACTGCAGCAGGATTAGCTTCTTCTGCTTCTGCCTATGCTGCTTTAGCTATGGCTTTAAATGAACTTTTTCAATTATCTTTATCAAAAGAAGAACTATCTATTTATGCTCGACAAGGAAGTGGAAGTTCTACTCGTAGCTTATTTGGCGGTTTTGTTGAGTGGCAAAAAGGAACAAAACAAGATGGAACAGATAGTTATGCTGTTCCTATTTTAGCGCCTGAAGAATGTCCTGTAGGGATGATTTTTTGTCTTATCAATCAAGAGAAAAAGAAAATCTCAAGTCGAGAAGGCATGAACCGAACAGTAGAAACTTCTCCTTTTTATTCTGGTTGGGTAGAAAGTGCAGCTACCGACTTAGTCCAAATGAAAAAAGCAATTGCCAAAAAGGATATTCCTATGATTGGAGAATTAACAGAAAAAAGTGCCTTAAAAATGCATGCGACGACATTAGGAGCTAATCCCCCATTTACTTACTTAGAGCCATTTTCTTGGGAAGTCATTCGTAAAGTTCAAGAGTGGCGTCAAGAAGGACATACTTGTTATGCTACGATGGATGCAGGTCCTAATGTAAAAATTTTATGTCCAAAAGAAGAGATTTCTCTTTTACAACAAAAAATCAAAGAAACCTTCCCAAACTTGGAAACGATTTGTTCGTTACCAGGTTCTGGAGCGCAAATCTTATCTATAGAAAAAAATGAAAAAAAGAAAGGCTATTGA